One Synechococcus sp. JA-2-3B'a(2-13) genomic window carries:
- a CDS encoding TylF/MycF/NovP-related O-methyltransferase has translation MNSTIIVTGADSKFFELVQGTILSIREKPQGSSVDIAFLDVGCTPEQLKWISQHVDYIVEPGWTYDIPDIDRQPGYLKAQLCRPFIADYFPGYEVYIWLDADTWVQDWSAIELFILGARHKGFAIAIEPLNTLFTPSVSLHVSFLFAKYWDYFHLTDCTPEHSNLHLMPVLNTGAISGRSDSFVWSRWKYRLGQCISNLSRVFRGLDKPYYGEQHALNATIYRDCGIDIVELLPSHCHWACHQKLPLWDPQRKLWVDCFPPHNPIGIMHLAGDAKLAPTHIALTTEGFKVEVSLRYPGPVANPARRYDYVAASLRRIHLDHSFPLMIAAEPSSHPWPYLRKEVPHLWYADQRKPGIGFVSRDEAHILYNTALKLQGKNALEIGCWLGWSTAHLAAGGVILDVVDPALADPQIYGSVDQSLRSAGVRSNVNLYPGYSPGKVEEIAQQEDCRWSLIFIDGNHDSPAPLQDAQVAERYAAEDALILFHNLASPDVAEGLNYLRDRGWNTMIYQTMQIMGVAWRGNVKPVEHIPDPAVNWTLPEHLKDYPVCNLELSRVLEKVKFFTLLGFERLWSLYSLAKQVCEEDIPGNFVECGVCRGGSSALLAWVIKNYSRRPRKLYAFDTFSGMPDPTEVDRDYRGVAANDTGCGSGALAAPISENLEVIARELGVWDLIVPVPGLFADTLPVYREQVSEIALLHADADWYQSTMDIFRHLYHQVNPRGFIQVDDYHDWQGCCKAVHDFEQEIRAFFQLHSVDYSGVWLSPSENLVVMRDSLTETSKPQGIRLSKINVGLFPYWEMETEQLIQELEGLLEPILRSPQPEDYALIFLGDPDPQLANQTLEIAAGNIALRLMEEGLELSREPFCSVVAGLNPYQWERLIPQLNYRYLLKRERFPKGLRPAIQKLPVLLLAS, from the coding sequence ATGAACTCAACTATCATCGTTACAGGTGCTGACAGCAAGTTTTTTGAGTTAGTTCAGGGGACTATTCTCTCTATACGAGAGAAGCCGCAGGGAAGCTCTGTAGATATTGCGTTTCTCGATGTGGGTTGTACACCCGAGCAGCTAAAGTGGATAAGTCAGCATGTTGATTATATCGTTGAGCCAGGGTGGACTTATGACATTCCTGATATTGATAGGCAGCCCGGCTATCTTAAGGCGCAGTTGTGTAGACCTTTCATTGCTGATTACTTTCCAGGCTATGAAGTTTACATCTGGCTTGATGCAGATACCTGGGTACAAGATTGGTCTGCAATCGAGCTTTTTATCCTAGGAGCTAGGCACAAAGGCTTTGCAATCGCTATTGAGCCGTTAAATACTCTCTTTACTCCTTCGGTTTCTCTTCACGTAAGTTTTCTTTTTGCAAAATACTGGGACTACTTCCATCTCACGGACTGCACTCCAGAGCATAGCAACCTGCACCTGATGCCAGTCCTAAACACCGGTGCAATCTCTGGACGCAGTGACTCTTTCGTTTGGTCAAGATGGAAGTATAGACTAGGTCAATGTATTTCAAATCTATCTCGCGTTTTTAGAGGCCTTGATAAGCCTTACTACGGAGAGCAGCACGCTCTAAATGCGACGATCTATAGGGATTGTGGAATAGATATTGTTGAACTACTGCCTTCACACTGTCATTGGGCTTGCCACCAAAAACTGCCTCTATGGGATCCACAAAGGAAGCTCTGGGTAGATTGTTTTCCACCCCACAATCCAATAGGGATCATGCATCTTGCAGGTGATGCTAAGCTAGCACCAACTCACATTGCACTTACAACTGAGGGCTTTAAGGTTGAAGTCAGCCTTCGGTATCCAGGCCCAGTAGCTAACCCAGCTAGGAGGTACGACTACGTAGCGGCTAGCCTCAGAAGAATACATCTTGACCATAGCTTTCCTTTAATGATTGCGGCCGAGCCAAGCTCTCACCCCTGGCCTTATCTACGGAAAGAAGTTCCACATCTTTGGTACGCAGATCAACGCAAGCCTGGTATTGGCTTTGTCAGTCGAGATGAAGCCCACATTCTTTATAACACTGCCCTTAAGCTACAAGGAAAAAACGCTTTGGAGATTGGGTGTTGGTTAGGTTGGTCAACTGCGCACCTGGCGGCAGGAGGAGTTATTCTCGATGTGGTAGATCCTGCTCTGGCCGATCCCCAGATTTATGGAAGTGTGGATCAATCTCTTCGCTCGGCTGGAGTTCGCTCTAATGTCAATCTCTACCCTGGCTACAGCCCAGGGAAGGTGGAGGAGATTGCCCAGCAAGAGGATTGTCGCTGGTCTCTGATTTTCATCGATGGGAATCATGACTCACCAGCCCCCTTGCAGGATGCTCAAGTGGCAGAGCGCTATGCTGCTGAGGATGCCTTGATTCTGTTTCATAATCTAGCCTCGCCGGATGTGGCTGAAGGTTTGAATTACTTGAGAGACAGGGGCTGGAACACGATGATTTACCAGACCATGCAAATTATGGGAGTGGCCTGGCGAGGCAATGTCAAGCCCGTTGAGCATATTCCAGACCCTGCTGTGAATTGGACATTGCCAGAGCACCTCAAGGACTATCCGGTCTGTAACCTTGAGTTGTCTAGGGTGCTAGAGAAAGTTAAATTTTTTACCTTGCTGGGCTTTGAGCGTCTTTGGAGCCTTTATTCACTGGCTAAGCAGGTTTGTGAAGAAGACATTCCTGGGAACTTTGTAGAATGTGGTGTTTGCAGGGGTGGAAGCTCAGCTTTGCTGGCCTGGGTGATTAAGAACTACAGCCGTCGACCTCGCAAGCTATATGCTTTCGATACCTTCTCAGGTATGCCTGATCCAACAGAGGTGGATCGAGATTATCGAGGAGTTGCTGCCAACGATACGGGTTGTGGATCCGGTGCTTTAGCGGCACCCATTTCGGAGAACTTAGAGGTGATTGCCAGGGAACTAGGGGTCTGGGATCTCATTGTTCCTGTGCCAGGGCTTTTTGCTGACACCTTGCCTGTTTATCGAGAGCAGGTGAGCGAGATTGCCTTGCTGCATGCAGATGCAGACTGGTATCAGTCGACGATGGATATTTTCCGTCATCTCTACCATCAAGTTAACCCCAGGGGGTTTATCCAAGTTGATGACTACCACGACTGGCAAGGATGTTGCAAAGCTGTTCATGACTTCGAGCAGGAAATCAGAGCCTTTTTTCAGCTCCATAGTGTCGATTACTCAGGAGTTTGGCTGAGTCCTTCAGAAAACCTGGTAGTGATGAGAGATAGCCTAACAGAAACCTCCAAACCACAAGGGATCCGCCTGAGCAAGATCAACGTGGGCCTTTTCCCCTACTGGGAAATGGAGACAGAGCAGCTTATCCAAGAACTGGAGGGCTTGCTGGAGCCAATTCTGCGCAGTCCTCAGCCAGAAGACTATGCTCTGATCTTCCTAGGGGATCCGGATCCGCAACTGGCCAATCAAACTCTGGAGATAGCTGCAGGCAACATAGCTCTCAGGCTCATGGAAGAGGGGTTAGAGCTCAGTAGAGAGCCGTTCTGTTCAGTGGTAGCTGGCTTGAACCCCTATCAATGGGAGAGACTTATTCCCCAACTCAACTATCGCTATCTCTTGAAGCGGGAGCGCTTTCCCAAGGGATTACGGCCTGCTATTCAAAAGCTACCTGTGTTGCTGTTGGCCTCCTAG
- a CDS encoding TylF/MycF/NovP-related O-methyltransferase yields the protein MNSTIIVTAADSKFFELVQGTILSIREKPQGHSVDIGFLDVGCTPEQLQWIGQYVDHIVEPDWDYDIPDIDRQPKYLKALVCRPFLPEYFPGYEVYIWIDADAWVQDWSAIELLTLGARYKNLAVVPELLNTLFDPYPFSHQAFHLSGYIRCFGHVYDFGHVYNHLYIRPILNAGVFSGSNSGIHWVAWKNRLSQAISMSLDLLSPPDQYSLNVAIHNDLGIDNVQILPLFCNWTVHSKLPLWDPKRKLWVEPWKPYIPLGILHITYKAKDRKTHVAHTTDGFKVEASLWYPRSHSSPIRRYDYVSANQKKIYLDYSFPLMTAIDPGPQPWPYLRKEVPHLWTADLRQPTIGFVSRDEAHILYNTALKLQGKNALEIGCWLGWSTAHLAAGGVILDVVDPALADPQIYGSADQSLRSAGVRSNVNLYPGYSPGKVEEIAQQEDRRWSLIFIDGNHDSPAPLQDAQVAERYAAEDALILFHDLASPDVAEGLNYLRDRGWNTMIYQTMQIMGVAWRGNVKPVEHIPDPAVNWTLPEHLKDYPVCNLELSRVLEKVKSFTLLGFERLWSLYSLAKQVCEEDIPGNFVECGVCRGGSSALLAWVIKNYSRRPRKLYAFDTFSGMPDPTEVDRDYRGVAANDTGCGSGALAAPISENLEVIARELGVWDLIVPVPGLFADTLPVYREQVSEIALLHADADWYQSTMDIFRHLYHQVNPRGFIQVDDYHDWQECAKAVHDFEQELGVFFRLHSVAEPYGWKPDSAEVQGWPSAVWLSPSENWLVITDGSIQTFKPEGIRLSKINVGLFPYWEMETEQLVQELEVLLESILRSPNPEDYALIFLGDPDPQVANRTLEIAAGNVVLKLMEVGLELGREPFSSVVAGLNPHQWERLIPQLNYRYPLKHERFPQGLRLAVQRLPVL from the coding sequence ATGAACTCAACCATTATCGTTACGGCTGCTGACAGCAAGTTTTTTGAATTGGTTCAGGGGACCATTCTCTCCATCCGAGAAAAACCTCAGGGGCACTCTGTAGATATTGGATTCTTGGATGTAGGCTGTACACCGGAGCAGTTGCAATGGATAGGTCAGTACGTTGACCACATTGTTGAGCCAGATTGGGACTATGATATTCCCGACATTGATAGACAACCCAAGTATCTCAAGGCACTAGTTTGTAGGCCTTTCCTTCCTGAATACTTTCCAGGCTATGAAGTTTATATTTGGATTGATGCAGATGCTTGGGTGCAAGACTGGTCTGCAATTGAGCTTCTTACCCTGGGAGCAAGATACAAAAACCTTGCAGTTGTTCCTGAGTTGCTAAATACTCTCTTCGATCCCTATCCATTTTCGCATCAAGCTTTTCACCTCTCGGGATACATCAGGTGCTTTGGACATGTATATGACTTTGGACATGTATATAACCACCTATACATAAGACCAATTCTAAATGCTGGTGTATTCTCTGGAAGTAATTCCGGTATTCACTGGGTAGCATGGAAAAACAGACTGAGCCAAGCTATCTCTATGAGCCTCGATCTACTCTCACCTCCAGATCAGTATTCTCTAAACGTGGCTATTCATAATGACTTAGGGATAGATAACGTTCAAATTTTACCATTGTTTTGTAACTGGACAGTTCATAGTAAACTACCTCTATGGGATCCAAAAAGAAAGCTCTGGGTTGAGCCTTGGAAGCCTTACATCCCTTTAGGGATTCTACACATTACCTATAAAGCTAAGGATAGAAAAACTCATGTAGCTCATACTACCGATGGCTTCAAAGTTGAAGCCAGTCTTTGGTATCCTAGAAGCCATTCTTCTCCAATCAGAAGGTATGACTATGTATCAGCTAATCAAAAGAAAATATATCTCGACTACAGCTTCCCTCTAATGACTGCTATCGATCCAGGGCCTCAGCCCTGGCCTTATCTACGGAAAGAAGTTCCTCACCTTTGGACTGCGGATTTGCGTCAACCTACTATCGGCTTTGTTAGTCGAGACGAGGCTCATATTCTGTACAATACTGCCCTTAAGCTACAAGGAAAAAACGCCCTAGAGATCGGCTGTTGGCTAGGTTGGTCAACTGCGCACCTGGCGGCAGGAGGAGTTATTCTCGATGTGGTAGATCCTGCTCTGGCCGATCCCCAGATTTATGGAAGTGCGGATCAATCTCTTCGCTCGGCTGGAGTTCGCTCTAATGTCAATCTCTACCCTGGCTACAGCCCAGGGAAGGTGGAGGAGATTGCCCAGCAAGAGGATCGTCGCTGGTCTCTGATTTTCATCGATGGGAATCATGACTCACCAGCCCCCTTGCAGGATGCTCAAGTGGCAGAGCGCTATGCTGCTGAGGATGCCTTGATTCTGTTTCATGATCTAGCCTCGCCGGATGTGGCTGAAGGTTTGAATTACTTGAGAGACAGGGGCTGGAACACGATGATTTACCAGACCATGCAAATTATGGGAGTGGCCTGGCGAGGCAATGTCAAGCCCGTTGAGCATATTCCAGACCCTGCTGTGAATTGGACATTGCCAGAGCACCTCAAGGACTATCCGGTCTGTAACCTTGAGTTGTCTAGGGTGCTAGAGAAAGTTAAATCTTTTACCTTGCTGGGCTTTGAGCGTCTTTGGAGCCTTTATTCACTGGCTAAGCAGGTTTGTGAAGAAGACATTCCTGGGAACTTTGTAGAATGTGGTGTTTGCAGGGGTGGAAGCTCGGCTTTGCTGGCCTGGGTGATCAAGAACTACAGCCGTCGACCTCGCAAGCTATATGCTTTCGATACCTTCTCAGGTATGCCTGATCCAACAGAGGTGGATCGAGATTATCGAGGAGTTGCTGCCAACGATACGGGTTGTGGATCCGGTGCTTTAGCGGCACCCATTTCGGAGAACTTAGAGGTGATTGCCAGGGAACTAGGGGTCTGGGATCTCATTGTTCCTGTGCCAGGGCTTTTTGCTGACACCTTGCCTGTTTATCGAGAGCAGGTGAGCGAGATTGCCTTGCTGCATGCAGATGCAGACTGGTATCAGTCGACGATGGATATTTTCCGTCATCTCTACCATCAAGTTAACCCCAGGGGGTTTATCCAAGTTGATGACTACCACGACTGGCAAGAATGTGCAAAGGCTGTTCATGACTTCGAGCAGGAACTTGGAGTCTTCTTCCGGCTACACAGTGTAGCTGAGCCATATGGCTGGAAGCCAGATAGCGCAGAGGTGCAGGGTTGGCCTAGTGCTGTATGGCTAAGTCCCTCTGAGAACTGGCTGGTAATTACAGATGGTTCGATACAAACCTTCAAACCAGAAGGGATCCGTCTAAGCAAGATTAACGTGGGTCTTTTCCCCTACTGGGAGATGGAGACAGAGCAGCTTGTGCAAGAGTTGGAGGTTCTGTTGGAGTCAATTCTACGTAGCCCCAACCCAGAAGACTATGCCCTGATCTTCCTGGGAGACCCGGATCCGCAAGTGGCTAATCGAACCCTGGAGATAGCTGCGGGCAACGTAGTCCTCAAGCTCATGGAAGTAGGGCTGGAGCTAGGCAGAGAGCCATTCTCTTCTGTAGTGGCTGGGTTGAACCCCCATCAATGGGAGAGGCTGATTCCCCAACTGAACTATCGCTATCCTCTGAAGCACGAGCGCTTTCCTCAAGGCCTGCGGCTGGCTGTCCAGAGGTTGCCTGTGTTATAG
- a CDS encoding glycosyltransferase family protein → MNPRVLLVWMTPPDYVPPLTLSERQVTLCPKGKVRRQIFDFFSVPKSLVECPDKDFDLYEFVQYSDQVEDKEFDLVIVWTSSVDLTSPFNTKKFGCPTVLLAGDTHHHVLPITHLLTYWATEAFDYIATAYDRQHLHWFAAAGVQRLAWLPFISACLTSSSWIEKKEIRVAFVGNLNFNSYHYRRLKLIMSLKKLGLPLLIKTRVHNPQLIFGGSLISFNCSQNGDLNLRNLEVISAGGFLLTDQLSFASGLDELLAPGTYCDTYNSEAELLEKVRYYLDHPQEAIQIARRAYHTFDEKWHPRHRIQNLLDWVFGGELPEPFRYSPRSDVRYFVSTASSAWIDTRLGIYEPIQELHRVQERLRVFVGRGCPGVIAADLLDLPRLELYVEEGFGDPCALLQQKGVPERIHEVRGEPASWPSFDAVVCTAEDLQRLGRSVRANFAFVLAEDHQLLLANASKLMEAVLTGFDFGKLRFSVKLYPDTVFYERTYLNFPVFLSSQVQTVIDIGAGVGLGSVCFRGFCPEAAIHCFEVDPLALHLLQQNALGLGNCFVHPVGLAGQDSCRTCRLWPEDPQAEWGVEQVLPFREARAALKELGLEPIDVLRVATGGEEVEVLTSLQEQLKDIKVIYVEFTSEQDRKQIDQMLDPTHLLWQGEIVAGQRGVLCYLSRACFVDNNSSLGGET, encoded by the coding sequence ATGAATCCTCGAGTTCTACTAGTTTGGATGACTCCACCTGATTATGTCCCACCTCTCACTCTTTCAGAGCGTCAAGTAACTCTATGTCCGAAAGGAAAGGTTAGAAGACAGATATTCGATTTTTTTAGTGTTCCAAAAAGCTTAGTTGAGTGTCCTGACAAAGACTTTGACCTCTATGAATTTGTCCAGTATTCAGATCAAGTCGAAGACAAAGAATTTGACTTGGTGATTGTCTGGACATCGAGTGTTGATCTGACTAGTCCTTTCAACACGAAAAAATTTGGCTGCCCAACTGTCTTGCTAGCCGGAGATACGCATCATCATGTGCTCCCTATCACCCACCTTCTAACTTACTGGGCCACTGAAGCCTTTGATTATATTGCCACCGCCTATGACCGACAGCACCTCCACTGGTTCGCAGCAGCAGGAGTTCAAAGGCTAGCTTGGCTGCCTTTCATTTCCGCTTGTCTCACCAGCTCCAGTTGGATAGAAAAGAAAGAAATTAGAGTTGCGTTTGTGGGTAACCTTAATTTTAACTCTTATCATTACAGACGTCTTAAGTTGATCATGTCCTTGAAAAAACTGGGTCTACCTCTACTTATAAAGACTCGAGTCCACAATCCTCAACTAATATTTGGTGGCTCGTTAATCTCTTTCAACTGCAGCCAAAATGGGGATCTGAACTTAAGGAACTTGGAAGTGATTTCTGCAGGGGGCTTTCTGCTCACTGACCAGCTCTCCTTCGCCTCAGGATTGGACGAACTTTTGGCGCCCGGCACCTACTGCGACACCTACAACTCCGAAGCCGAACTCCTGGAAAAAGTTCGCTACTACCTAGACCATCCCCAAGAAGCCATTCAAATTGCCCGCCGCGCTTACCACACCTTTGATGAAAAGTGGCATCCCCGCCACCGCATTCAGAACCTGCTGGACTGGGTGTTTGGGGGAGAGCTGCCGGAGCCCTTTCGTTACTCGCCCCGCTCTGATGTGCGCTACTTTGTCAGCACGGCCAGCTCTGCCTGGATAGACACACGACTAGGAATCTACGAGCCCATTCAAGAGCTGCATCGCGTGCAGGAGCGACTGAGGGTATTTGTTGGCCGAGGCTGTCCTGGGGTGATAGCCGCGGACTTGCTGGACTTGCCGCGGCTGGAGCTGTACGTGGAAGAGGGGTTTGGGGATCCCTGTGCCCTGCTGCAGCAGAAGGGAGTGCCCGAGCGAATTCACGAGGTGAGAGGAGAGCCAGCCAGTTGGCCCAGCTTTGATGCTGTGGTGTGCACAGCTGAGGACTTGCAGCGGCTGGGGCGGTCTGTGAGGGCTAACTTTGCTTTTGTCTTGGCAGAGGACCACCAACTTCTTTTGGCCAATGCCAGTAAGTTAATGGAAGCAGTGTTGACTGGCTTTGACTTTGGCAAACTCAGGTTTTCGGTAAAGCTCTACCCAGACACCGTTTTTTACGAGAGGACGTATCTTAACTTTCCTGTGTTTCTGTCTAGCCAGGTGCAGACGGTTATCGACATCGGAGCTGGGGTAGGCCTTGGTAGCGTTTGTTTTCGGGGTTTCTGCCCTGAGGCGGCCATTCATTGTTTTGAGGTGGATCCCTTGGCCTTGCACCTGCTGCAGCAGAATGCTCTTGGCCTGGGCAACTGCTTTGTGCATCCAGTGGGGCTGGCGGGGCAGGATAGTTGCAGAACTTGTCGGCTCTGGCCGGAGGATCCTCAGGCCGAGTGGGGAGTGGAGCAGGTGCTCCCTTTCCGGGAAGCCAGGGCAGCCCTCAAGGAGTTGGGTTTGGAGCCCATCGATGTGCTCAGGGTGGCTACAGGTGGAGAGGAGGTGGAGGTGTTGACCAGCCTGCAAGAGCAGCTCAAAGACATCAAGGTGATTTACGTGGAGTTTACTTCTGAGCAAGACCGCAAGCAGATTGACCAGATGTTGGACCCTACCCATCTCCTCTGGCAGGGAGAAATTGTAGCAGGCCAAAGAGGAGTCCTTTGCTATCTAAGCAGGGCTTGCTTTGTCGACAACAATTCAAGCCTTGGAGGAGAGACTTAA
- a CDS encoding FkbM family methyltransferase: MLDLPRLELYVEEEFGDPCALLQQKGVPERIHEVRGEPASWPSFDAVVCTAEDLQRLGRPVRANFAFVLAEDHQLLLANASKLMEAVLTGFDFGKLRFSVKLYPDTVFYERTYLNFPVFLSSQVQTVIDIGAGVGLGSVCFRGFCPEAAIHCFEVDPLALHLLQQNALGLGNCFVHPVGLAGQNSCRTCRLWPEDPQAEWGVEQVLPFREARAALKELGLEPIDVLRVATGGNEVEVLTSLQEQLEDIKVIYVEFTSEQDRKQIDQMLDPTHLLWQEEVSQGNYGCLCYLNRCIFYESSGNL, encoded by the coding sequence TTGCTGGACCTGCCGCGGCTGGAGCTGTATGTGGAAGAGGAGTTTGGGGATCCCTGTGCCCTGCTGCAGCAGAAGGGAGTGCCCGAGCGAATTCACGAGGTGAGAGGGGAGCCAGCCAGTTGGCCTAGTTTTGATGCTGTGGTGTGCACAGCTGAGGACTTGCAGCGGCTGGGGCGGCCTGTGAGGGCTAACTTTGCTTTTGTCTTGGCAGAGGACCACCAACTTCTTTTGGCCAATGCCAGTAAGTTAATGGAAGCAGTGTTGACTGGCTTTGACTTTGGCAAACTCAGGTTTTCGGTAAAGCTCTACCCAGACACCGTTTTTTACGAGAGGACGTATCTTAACTTTCCTGTGTTTCTGTCTAGCCAGGTGCAGACGGTTATCGACATCGGAGCTGGGGTAGGCCTTGGTAGCGTTTGTTTTCGGGGTTTCTGCCCTGAGGCGGCCATTCATTGTTTTGAGGTGGATCCCCTAGCTCTACACCTGCTGCAGCAGAATGCTCTTGGCCTGGGCAACTGCTTTGTGCATCCAGTGGGGCTGGCGGGGCAGAATAGCTGCAGAACTTGTCGGCTCTGGCCGGAGGATCCTCAGGCCGAGTGGGGAGTGGAGCAGGTGCTCCCTTTCCGGGAAGCCAGGGCAGCCCTCAAGGAGTTGGGTTTGGAGCCCATCGATGTGCTCAGGGTGGCTACAGGCGGGAATGAGGTGGAGGTGTTGACCAGCCTGCAAGAGCAGCTCGAAGACATCAAGGTGATTTACGTGGAGTTTACTTCTGAGCAAGACCGCAAGCAGATTGACCAGATGTTGGATCCTACCCATCTCCTCTGGCAGGAGGAAGTTTCTCAGGGTAACTACGGGTGCTTATGTTATCTGAATAGATGCATATTCTACGAAAGCAGTGGTAATCTTTAG
- a CDS encoding RNA-guided endonuclease InsQ/TnpB family protein, with amino-acid sequence MSQVLTISCKLKVSPSQAAKLDATLEAFGQALNWVNQNTPEKIVNAVKLQSLCYYEIRARFGLSSNLARTTSRLRDQQVCRRVAGSRKVAKQKKRPVKEFESGFVTYDARIFSFRQKDWTVSLTTVEGRERFELAIGNYQRGMLAGSNPKSATLVKRKDGSYYIQICVEKKPPKQQDTDKVIGVDLGRIDIAHTSEGKNWNGQQLNKVRDHYSRLRAVLQRKASKGTRSSRRRCRQLLQRLSGKERRFQAWVNHRISKAIVSRAKTTNSAIALEDLTGIRERVNQQPRNKAERRRTNSWAFYQLRQFLEYKARVAGVSLVLVPPAYTSQTCHKCLHIHPDPAQSYRSGKSFKCGHCGWEGDADLNGANVIALLGAAVNQPRGSGLFCSLVEQSRLRATESPLRTA; translated from the coding sequence ATGAGCCAAGTCCTGACCATATCCTGCAAGCTCAAGGTGTCCCCGTCGCAAGCCGCCAAATTGGACGCGACTTTGGAGGCTTTTGGCCAAGCCTTGAATTGGGTCAACCAGAACACGCCGGAGAAGATCGTCAACGCGGTCAAGCTGCAATCCCTTTGCTACTACGAGATTCGAGCCCGGTTTGGCTTGTCCAGTAACTTGGCAAGGACTACGTCCCGCTTACGCGACCAACAGGTGTGCAGACGGGTAGCGGGTTCCCGCAAAGTGGCTAAGCAGAAAAAGCGTCCCGTCAAGGAGTTTGAGAGCGGCTTTGTTACCTACGACGCTCGCATCTTTTCGTTCCGTCAAAAAGACTGGACGGTGTCGCTGACCACGGTGGAAGGGAGAGAACGCTTTGAACTGGCCATTGGCAACTACCAGCGTGGGATGCTGGCTGGTTCCAACCCCAAATCTGCCACCCTGGTCAAGCGCAAAGATGGCTCCTACTACATCCAGATTTGCGTAGAGAAAAAACCACCCAAGCAACAAGATACCGACAAGGTGATCGGGGTGGATTTGGGAAGGATAGATATCGCTCATACCTCAGAGGGGAAGAACTGGAATGGACAGCAGTTAAACAAGGTACGAGACCACTACTCCCGGTTGAGGGCGGTACTCCAACGCAAAGCCAGTAAGGGCACACGCAGTTCGCGGCGCAGATGCCGTCAACTGCTGCAACGGCTGTCTGGCAAGGAGAGGCGCTTTCAGGCGTGGGTCAATCATCGAATCTCCAAAGCTATTGTCTCTAGGGCAAAGACCACAAACAGCGCTATTGCCCTGGAAGACCTGACAGGGATCCGGGAAAGGGTCAATCAACAGCCGCGCAACAAGGCCGAACGGCGCAGAACCAACAGTTGGGCGTTCTACCAGCTACGCCAGTTTCTGGAATACAAGGCGAGAGTTGCAGGGGTTTCTCTGGTTCTTGTGCCGCCTGCCTACACGTCGCAGACCTGTCACAAGTGTTTACACATCCATCCCGATCCTGCGCAATCCTACCGCAGTGGTAAGTCGTTCAAGTGTGGGCACTGTGGATGGGAAGGAGATGCGGACTTGAATGGTGCAAACGTAATTGCGCTCTTGGGGGCTGCCGTAAACCAGCCTAGAGGTTCGGGCCTGTTTTGTTCTCTGGTAGAGCAGAGCAGGCTCAGGGCTACTGAAAGCCCGCTCCGTACCGCTTAG